The genomic window GCCACGCACCGGCATGAACTATGCGTTTCATCTGGACGCGACGCTGTACGCCAAGTTTCTGCGCAAGTTCAGCGAAGGTTTTGGTGTGCAGCGTGTGGAGGGCAAGATTGTCCAGGTGAAAGCCGACGCGGACAGTGGCCACATCCGGTCCATCAAGCTGGACTCGGGTGCCGACATTGAAGGCGATCTGTTCATCGACTGCACGGGCTTTCGTGGGCTGTTGATTGGCGAGACGCTGAAGGTGCCGTACCAGGACTGGTCGCACTGGTTGTTCAACGACAGTGCCGTCGCGGCACAGACCGAATCGGTTGGTGAAGCCGTGCCCTACACCCGCTCCATTGCCCATGCGTCGGGCTGGCAGTGGCGCATTCCGCTGCAACACCGGGTTGGCAATGGACTGGTGTACAGCAGCCGATACATCGACGACGAACAGGCCAAGACCACACTGATGGCCCATCTGCAGGGCCAGCCGCTGATGCAACCGCGGGTGCTGAAGTTTCGGCCCGGCCAACGCCACAAGACCTGGCACAAGAACTGTGTCGCCATTGGCCTGTCCAGCGGTTTCATCGAGCCCCTGGAATCCACCAGCATCCACCTGATCCAGCGCGGCATCATCCGTTTGATGCGTTTGTTCCCCGTGCGGGGGATTTGCCAGGCCGATGTGGACGAGTACAACCAGCAGACGCTGGACGAGATTGAACACATCCGCGACTTTGTGGTGTTGCACTACAAGGTGACGAACCGGACCGACTCGCCGTACTGGAATGCCTGCCGCAGCATGGAAGTGCCTGCATCGCTGCAGCACCGTATCAACCTGTTCCGTGAGACCGGGCGTGTGTTCAGGGTACCCAATGAGTTGTTTGCCGAAAACTCCTGGATCCAGGTGATGCTGGGGCAGGGCAT from Rhodoferax sp. AJA081-3 includes these protein-coding regions:
- a CDS encoding tryptophan halogenase family protein — protein: MNEQGHTDRDAKPIQRIVIAGGGTAGWMVAALMSKTLGKSLDIKLVESDEIGTVGVGEATIPTLLTFHELLEINEQEFMAATQATFKLGIGFENWRNVNENYVHSFGTTGTDHWTAGFQHFWHKGRERNLAGDYGDYCLELKAALAGRFAHLPRTGMNYAFHLDATLYAKFLRKFSEGFGVQRVEGKIVQVKADADSGHIRSIKLDSGADIEGDLFIDCTGFRGLLIGETLKVPYQDWSHWLFNDSAVAAQTESVGEAVPYTRSIAHASGWQWRIPLQHRVGNGLVYSSRYIDDEQAKTTLMAHLQGQPLMQPRVLKFRPGQRHKTWHKNCVAIGLSSGFIEPLESTSIHLIQRGIIRLMRLFPVRGICQADVDEYNQQTLDEIEHIRDFVVLHYKVTNRTDSPYWNACRSMEVPASLQHRINLFRETGRVFRVPNELFAENSWIQVMLGQGITPKQHHQSADLMGDAELSRFLNGIKANIDRTVAQLPTHQAYFQQYCGAAKV